A segment of the Methanobacterium spitsbergense genome:
CAGAACTTGCTAAGGTTAAACCCGGAAGATCTGTAGCTGTTTTTGGTGCAGGACCTGTTGGTTTACTCACTGCTTATTCATCATTCATAAAAGGTTCACATGAAGTATATTCCATAGATAAATCCGAAGAAAGATTAGAACGTGCCAAATCTATTGGAGCCATTCCAATTAATTTCAAGGACGGAGATCCAGTCGAACAGATAAAGAAACTCCGAAAAAATAATGGACCAATGGTTGATTCATTAAGACCCGGTGAAGAGAAAACACTTGGAATTGACTGTGTGATAGGTGCTGTTGGATTCCAAGCATTAAACAGAGAAAACTTAAACGAATAAGCGAAACCAGGTATTAATGGACATGGGAAACCTTTTTAATCCTGCAGGTAATATTGGAATTATAGGTGTTTATATACCAAATAATCCTGCTTCAGAGGATGAAAATGAAAAACATGGAAATTTAATACTTCCATGAGGTAAATTATGGGGCAAAAGTGTTCAAATAGGCACAGGTGTTGTTCCAGCCAAGAAATATCAACCATTCTTAAGGAATCTAATAATTTCTGGAAGGGCCAAACCCAGTTTCATTGTTTCAGACAGAATCAACATTGATGATGCACCCAATATTTACAGAGAATTTGATAAAAGGGACAAGGTAGTTAAACCAGTGATCAAATTTTAAATGAGAATAATAGAGTCAACAGGAGTAATTGGTAAAATAAACCTATTTTTAAGGATAATTGAAAACAAACTAATAATTCATAATTATTCCAATTATTCTATTTACTGTTTATGAAATGAATAATAAACTAATAATATTGTTTTATAAATGTTTTATATAGTTGAAGATGCTTTTTTTGATTTTATAAGCTTTTAATCCATTTTTTATTCTTTTTCAGTATGTTTTCATTATTTTTTTTGCCTCTCTAAAATCATTCGAGATCGAAAAGATTATATAGTTAAACTTTTAAATTAAACTTTAGTAATTGGTAAGAAATTTTATATTGTTTTTTTCTGAAAGGGGATGAATTATGAGGATTAGCAAATGGTTAACTTTAAAAAGGAGTTTTTTTGTGATTTTTATCTGTGGAATATTCCTTGTTAGTACAAGTGGTACAAATGTTGTTTTTGCTGTTATGGATGGAAATATTGATAATGGAGTTAAAGTGGATGGTTATTATGAATATAAACATCCATTTATTCAGGAACTGGCTCAAAACATCACAAAAAATATTAAAGGCACCAAAAAAATTAAATTCGCCCAAAACCTTAAATTCATCCAAAACCTTAAAAATCCTACCCGGCTTGAGATTTGTAAAGCTGTTTTTATATGGATGCAGCACAGTGTAGTGTATGAAAAACCCATGTATTTTAATTCTAAACATTATGCTGTGGAAACAGCTATGTTAGGCAGGGGAAATTGTTGTGATCAGGCAAGGTTATTTATTGCACTTTGCAGGGCAGCTGGAATACCCCATAATGCAATAGAATTTGATTACTCAGGTGCTGTACAATTTGCAGGTGGAAATATATTTGGACATGTATGGCCTGTGGTAACGCTGGAAAACGGCTCCCAAATAATTTGTGATACATCCTCTAAAAGCAGCACATTTGGACACCCTACATGGAAAAATAAAG
Coding sequences within it:
- a CDS encoding transglutaminase-like domain-containing protein — translated: MIFICGIFLVSTSGTNVVFAVMDGNIDNGVKVDGYYEYKHPFIQELAQNITKNIKGTKKIKFAQNLKFIQNLKNPTRLEICKAVFIWMQHSVVYEKPMYFNSKHYAVETAMLGRGNCCDQARLFIALCRAAGIPHNAIEFDYSGAVQFAGGNIFGHVWPVVTLENGSQIICDTSSKSSTFGHPTWKNKGLISESYDLKL